A genomic window from Fibrobacter sp. UWEL includes:
- a CDS encoding helix-turn-helix transcriptional regulator — translation MAQKKYCEETENLARIAKALAHPARIAIMQFLAKQDTCYFGDIHEELPIAKATVSQHLKELKAAGLIQGEIEAPKVKYCIEPENWKKAQVLFKDFFNMKLCKKNSCCK, via the coding sequence ATGGCACAGAAAAAATATTGCGAAGAAACTGAAAATTTGGCTCGGATCGCCAAGGCTCTTGCTCATCCGGCGAGGATTGCCATTATGCAGTTTCTTGCCAAGCAGGATACTTGTTATTTCGGGGATATTCATGAGGAATTGCCCATTGCGAAGGCTACCGTTAGCCAGCATTTGAAAGAGCTGAAAGCCGCCGGACTGATTCAAGGTGAAATTGAGGCTCCCAAGGTCAAGTATTGCATTGAACCTGAAAACTGGAAAAAGGCTCAGGTACTTTTTAAGGATTTCTTCAACATGAAACTTTGCAAGAAAAATTCTTGCTGCAAGTAG
- a CDS encoding GNAT family N-acetyltransferase, translating into MSHKIDFSSLNIRRLREDDAIMNFDCGDLDLNDFLKKESSLYKTHLLAVSYVVVDKNRPSEILAFCSMANDKVALGDFANNTEFNRFRKKRGFPQSKRLKSYPAVKLCRLGVDVKYRYLHLGSFLLNFMRGYFTDDNKSGCRFMTVDAYIDAIPFYEKNGFRKLREKNEGDPHTRLLFCDLNVVAA; encoded by the coding sequence ATGTCTCATAAAATAGATTTTTCTAGCCTTAACATAAGAAGACTTCGCGAAGATGACGCGATCATGAATTTTGATTGTGGTGATTTGGATTTGAACGACTTCTTGAAAAAAGAATCTTCTTTATACAAGACTCATTTATTGGCGGTGAGTTATGTCGTCGTTGATAAGAACCGTCCTTCGGAGATTCTGGCCTTCTGCAGCATGGCCAACGATAAGGTTGCTTTGGGTGATTTTGCTAATAATACTGAATTTAACCGCTTTAGAAAAAAGCGTGGATTTCCTCAGTCAAAACGGTTGAAAAGTTATCCAGCTGTAAAACTTTGCCGCCTTGGCGTTGATGTAAAATATCGCTATCTGCATTTGGGCTCATTTCTTCTGAACTTTATGCGAGGCTACTTTACAGATGATAACAAGTCTGGTTGTAGGTTTATGACTGTAGACGCGTATATTGATGCCATTCCGTTTTATGAAAAGAATGGCTTTCGCAAATTACGAGAAAAGAACGAAGGTGACCCGCATACTAGATTGTTATTCTGCGACTTGAATGTGGTTGCTGCCTAG